In a single window of the Streptacidiphilus sp. P02-A3a genome:
- a CDS encoding NADH:flavin oxidoreductase/NADH oxidase has translation MSILFEPLTLRGLTIPNRAWMAPMCQYSAASAGPETGTPNDWHFQHLAARAVGGVGLLLTEATSISPEGRISPNDLGIWNDQQVRGLRRITEFVAAQGVVPGIQLGHAGRKASTDAPWTGGAALGPDQGGWTPVAPSALAFSERSPLPDELSTEQIAAVVQQFADAARRAAAAGFRVAEIHGAHGYLVHQFLSPYSNTRTDGYGGSLENRMRFALEVVDAVRAVWPEELPLFFRTSATDWLAGDAEDERVGWTGADTVRLAKELQAHGVDLLNVSTGGNLPDAVIPVAPGYQVRFAAAVREQTGLPTAAVGLITEPGQAERILADGRADAVLLGRQLLREPYWPRRAARELGADLPPARQYARA, from the coding sequence ATGAGCATCCTGTTCGAGCCGCTGACCCTGCGCGGACTGACGATTCCGAACCGCGCCTGGATGGCTCCGATGTGCCAGTACTCGGCCGCTTCCGCCGGACCGGAGACGGGCACTCCCAACGACTGGCACTTCCAGCACCTCGCCGCCCGGGCGGTCGGCGGCGTCGGACTGCTGCTCACCGAGGCCACCTCGATCAGCCCCGAGGGCCGGATCAGCCCGAACGACCTCGGCATCTGGAACGACCAGCAGGTCCGCGGCCTGCGCCGGATCACCGAGTTCGTCGCCGCGCAGGGCGTCGTCCCCGGGATCCAGCTCGGCCACGCCGGACGCAAGGCGTCCACCGACGCCCCCTGGACCGGCGGCGCCGCCCTCGGCCCCGACCAGGGCGGCTGGACGCCGGTGGCCCCCAGCGCGCTCGCCTTCAGCGAGCGGTCGCCGCTGCCGGACGAGCTGAGCACGGAGCAGATAGCGGCCGTCGTCCAGCAGTTCGCCGACGCCGCGCGGCGGGCGGCGGCGGCCGGGTTCCGGGTCGCCGAGATCCACGGCGCCCACGGCTACCTGGTGCACCAGTTCCTCTCCCCCTACTCGAACACCCGCACCGACGGCTACGGCGGCTCGCTGGAGAACCGGATGCGCTTCGCGCTGGAGGTCGTCGACGCGGTCCGCGCCGTCTGGCCGGAGGAGCTGCCGCTGTTCTTCCGCACCTCGGCCACCGACTGGCTGGCGGGCGACGCCGAGGACGAGCGCGTCGGCTGGACCGGCGCGGACACCGTCCGGCTGGCCAAGGAGCTCCAGGCGCACGGCGTCGACCTGCTCAACGTCTCCACCGGCGGCAACCTCCCGGACGCGGTCATCCCGGTCGCCCCCGGCTACCAGGTCCGGTTCGCCGCCGCCGTGCGCGAGCAGACCGGGCTGCCCACCGCCGCCGTCGGGCTGATCACCGAGCCCGGACAGGCCGAGCGGATCCTCGCCGACGGCCGGGCCGACGCGGTCCTGCTCGGCCGCCAGCTGCTCCGCGAGCCGTACTGGCCCCGGCGGGCCGCCCGCGAACTCGGCGCCGACCTGCCCCCGGCCCGGCAGTACGCCCGCGCCTGA